A segment of the Desulfovibrio sp. Huiquan2017 genome:
TGGCCGGACCCCACGGTGGCGGGGAAATAGTCCCGCTGGCGAGGCCTTCCCGGTCGTACCAGCACTGGCAGATGAGCCGGTTGTCCAGATGCGCCTCGAAGAGCCTCCCGGCCTTGTCGTAGGCATACTTCCAAACGCTGGGCCGA
Coding sequences within it:
- a CDS encoding RHS repeat domain-containing protein, producing the protein MSVFEMRLKHDPSGRIAEKTETVAGRPSVWKYAYDKAGRLFEAHLDNRLICQCWYDREGLASGTISPPPWGPA